Within the Gossypium raimondii isolate GPD5lz chromosome 12, ASM2569854v1, whole genome shotgun sequence genome, the region GATCAATTTTCTCACTGAAACCAAGGACGCCCATAGTTAAAAAAACGGTTATTGTTGGGTGGCAACGGTCCAAAACCTGGGCCCCACTTTCAGACAACGTCGTAATAACAGAAGAAAACAATGATGACAATTTTCGGTGAAAGTACCTAACTCACAGAACGGAAAGAGAGGCTCAGTAGGGTTAAATAACTGGAAATTAGCTTGGATAAAGCAACAATTGCCTCCTCTTACTCGTATGGCTGACTTCCCATGTCTTCTTCTTTCTGTTAAGAAAAGCTAGATTTTATACAAATTACAAAAAGCGTTCAAATCTGTCAAATTGAATTccaattaaaaaagaagataaaaaaagttgaagctgataagaaaaaaggaaaggaaaaaggaaagagatACTAACATTAGCATTTTTGTTTTAGAAACATCAatattcctttttgtttttggtcGAGAAACATTTAAGTtgataacttttaaaagattaaattaaatttttattatttttaagaggttaaaatatgattttatcgttattaatttaaaattttataaattataaaaaattaacttaaaaatttaccATGCCGTCCTAAGTTTCTACTAAGCTCGGCGATTGGCTTGTACTACGGATCCGTAATCGtggtaaataaagaaaaacgaTGACTGACATTTACTTGAACCACCAATCGAAAACCAAAGACTCACTACACGCATTCGTCGGTCAATTCGTACGGACTCCAAGGGCCGTAGACCGTTTTGTCTTGGAGAAAATGGTACGGTGTTGGGTGGCGCAGactatatttattattgtagTTCCTTCGATTGGGTTTTGAGTTGATGGTGATGGGATGATTTGCGACTTCTTAGGACAGCATCATTGTGATTAAAGGGATTGCTGCCTACGAGGCTACGCCTACCGGGTGTTTCCTACGGTCAAAGTCAAATTAAACGACCACGCGGTTGAATTTGCTAACTTTTAGTTAAATAAACTCTATTCTATGATTTTTTTCCAGTAAAACTAACACACAAAATTGTAGATATCTTCAAGCAAGGCATAGGTAAATCAGTACCTGCAAGAAACCCGATCAGACCTAAGAATCAGTGTCTATGTCAAACATAGCCAAATATGCCTCGACCAAACATTTCACCACATAAAGAAGGACAAATGCTTCCGGGGTCGGACCATCGGTATTCCCAAGTCTTGCAGTGCTTCAGCTCAAGCAGCCAAAAAAACTGCCCTCCTCAACTCATTCCCCAACACAACCCAATAACCCATAATACCACTCCTCTTACCTAGCCATGCATCaacattcaattttatcaatcTTGTAAGTTTGTTTTATCCCATTTAGCTATGTACTAGCTAGTATATAATCAAGTAAAACAACTTACTAGAACAATTTATGATATGATATTGTTGTTTCATTTATGAGACAattcttttcttatttatttttgtttttgttgaaatatggattatataaataaagtttattgattcatattttatatttaaaatttatttattctcgaTCATTTGATACTTGTAAATGTTTttcaattaatacatataatatgaatttttgtcTAAATatcaatacattaaaaataatatcagtaaaaagaaaaggtatATTCACTTATTCGGGTTTTAACTATTTTGGTGGGGTATGGTATATTGGCGAAATTTATCTGAGATAGCAGCAAAGCAGAGTTGTTGATGCAAAAGTTTCCTAGAAAAGTCTGGATGTATACCATGGTTGTGAAATCCATTATGCAGCTGCCAACCTGATTGTCACTTACAGCGTTAAAGATTACTTGGTCATTAcgtttatctaataaataaataattatattaggtgagaattttaaagaaaaataactcttgATGATGAAGTAATAGTCCTAGTATTAAATCCAAGTTGCCGACCATCTAGTGGTGATGAGAATGGAAGCCATCGACGTGGATGCAAATCTTCCGGTTAAGTTTCATCCCACGCCTTGTCCTACTTTTACCATTGTAAGATGTAGCACTCAACTGATGATGAAAATGCCAGTTCATTCATAGGGTTTCTTTGAGCATTGCTAATTTATTTGCTGCCTCTTATaagtaaaattcaaattcaaattggtATTGTATTGTACTCAATGGACAAGTTCAACTCAGCTATTGCTGATGTCTCGAGAAAGGCTCCCAAAGTTATTTCACAACTTAATGAACTTTGACTTCTAATTGATGTTACATTTACCATTTCTTTTACAGAATAGAAAAAATTACCATcataatcataaatattaaattgttcCGAGCAATCATGCTTGCATCATTCGAACTTGATAATTAAGCTGGCTGCATCATCGAACTATAAATTGTTCCCAACAATCGGGCTGCATCATCAATCTCGCTGCCTGCTGCATCACCCCTGTTGCTGCTGCTAACTTGAATTTCCTGCATATTAATTGATCtagaaaaaaaggataaaagatgcatttttaaaaaacttaaataagtatttaGTATTGACTAAAGATGTACTACagtaaaaactataaatttaaaatcaggAAGCTATATCTGTtaaacaaaatggaaaattatgcTCAAGAAGAAACCTGAGCTGCCATTTATGTTAGAAGTTTAAACTTAATCAACTCATGTCCTTAGCAAAGAAGTAAACCCCATTTTTTACactaaacaaacaaagaaatggAAATTTTCGATAAGACTTTGATGGACCACCCTGACATCAATGGTTTGCTTTTACAGCAAAAATAACACACGTTGACGTGATGTTTTAAAACAATCTTTTTCATGctatattattatcaaatatataaagtCAACTAACCAAATATATAGCTCAAATCTTGCAGCCCAAGTTGTTGAAGGCAAAAGTACCGTATACAGAAGAGCAAAACGAAGGAGCAgcaaataaagaacaaaaaaaacccATTAAGTCCAAAATTGCACCTTGTTTGTGTACAGTTTCACAACAGCAGATAACAACTGGTTTCCAGCTATTGCTCTCACTCTTTGTATCATTTGCGGCCTTGTAATCTTTTTTTCCTGCCACAATAAATGATTACAACTCAAGTTGCACATCACATATGGGAATTTTGAATTCGGATGAAAAATCATTAGTCTTACCAGATAATTTGTATACTGCTCTTCAAGGGAAGCCCTTTGTGAATGATCTAGAAAGGGCGAAAGTATAGAGATCAATGTGCCAAAGGTTATCCACGTTTTAGGCTTGATGGTTTTTGGTTCTGTTAACCCTTTGGTgccaaaacaaagaaattaacagtagcacatgaaaaaaatttgcATGCATCTTAACAAATTAAGAGTCGCACATGACAATTAAAATTAAGCTGCTCACCGCTTAAGTAAGGAGGAGCTTCGAAACTGAGAATGTAACAGGGGAGGATATTATAATTCAAGTGCGTATTCCAAATGATATATCTGGTAGGAGATGAAATATCATCTACGGCAGAATCGAAATCCATTGAACTCGGATGGAACTGATCACTAGAATCTTCCCTCACCACTTCTTGCTTTCCTAATATAACTCGGCATAGCAACAAATGCCTCACGCCACTTCCATCCACTCCTGAACACAATACACTGCAACACATGaatcaattttcattatttcaatagaAAGCTCCCAAAACTTCATCCAACAATTCAACTAAAAAGCTAACCTGTCTAAACCATGCTTTGCAGGAGACACGGAGATGCTATGTTTACGCCAACTAAATCCATACATCACAGTCTCGCAAATCTCGTTTTTGGAAGCACCGTACCAAGCGTACTTGATATTGGCATCTCCACCACGCGTATCAGCCACCGCCTTTGCGTAAACACCAAAACTGTGTGCTCGAATTTTCCAACACTGACTAGTGTTGGAATTCTTATGGATTGCCACGATTTTCGTCCTATAGGAGATCTGCGGATTTCGCGATAAACTAGAGAAAAAGCTTGTTTTGATTATATCACCTTCAAAGCTTGATTCATCTATTTTAGAGAAACCATTTGTGACAAAATGCTGGAAACAATTGTAACATGAATCAAGCTCGTTACTTTCTGACATAGCATCATCAATAGTTATGGAGGTTTGATTTTCTGCACCAATTTGATTCATTGTTTCAGGAAAAGGTATGAAAAAGATTGCAAGGAGCAACAAAGTAAAAATCAAAGACGAAATAAAGGTGCAGCTATTTATTTATAGACCGCCCCTTGtagcttttttaaaaaaattgttaatggGGGAATAAAGAAATATACACAGCTTTCGTGCCGCAGTATAAAACCGTCTATGGTCGTGTCGCTCAAGTATCCCTGGCAACGTTTCGGATTAATCATATCTTTTATTACGAATTTACATATTTACCCTTACCTTCTACCGAAAGTACCTCAATACATAAAGGTTTCTTTCAATGACTCGTGTTgctaacatttttattttttagtcattatcagaaaaatgtaaaatttcagtTTACATCCCTCTTCTATGCTCACATTTGGGATttaggttttatattttaatttgattttctgATTTTATAACGATATTAATTAATCCAAATATTTAACAActgattaaaatgatgatataaatttcttttaaaacagcattctaactttaaaaaaataatttctttcgACCTAATAAACTAGAATTgatattttaaggaaaaaattaagCCTCAACATTCTAACACAATTTTAGgtgatttgatttaatataagTTTGGGTATATTTTAAAGCCACatcatttctaattaaattgaattttataaaattttgaatgatcttttgaatcttttatatatttcctTGGAGTTtcatacatttaatttaattgggagAGTGATCCCTTCTCTCATCCAATCTAAAAAGGGTAATTGCTTTATCAGATCTTCATACTTTAATGATGCTTATCAAGTCTCTAGccattttatataatcaaaCTTAATCAGGTGCCACCAATGACAACAACGGcacctaattttatttttttttaaaaaaaccaacCAATGATTGACCTATTATGatgtatacataaaattttgacatttatcCCATTGGACTAAagtttcttatataaatttgatatttattccaTTATGATTGGcaactcatatatatattttcttttattatcaGTATTATACAATTATGATTTTCAacatattaattttactattttaaccaaaatcttatttaattttttatatattttttataaatatatttgttagaatttttttcaCCCATGTTGTAAGGTTTAACAAGTACAACTATTATGATATTGTTGAATACTTTTGACCTGCCATTGTTTTTACTAGGCTAATTAGGCTTGTGCATGTCGAACACAATTATCAGCGAAGGGAAAGAAGAAATAGCCGACATAGGCGAAGAAAGAGAACCAACATGAAAACAAAAACTTCATTGTAATCATAGAGTTAGcaattttatatagaatttgGTAAAAACCAGAGCTATAAGTAAGAAGCAGCATCAAACCCACTAAAATTTTACAGCCCAAAGTTCCGAGACATGACTGTTGGAGCAGCTATACGTAAGAAGCTGAACTATCCATTTTCTTTGTACATTTTCTACACTGTATAACGTTGTTTATCTAGTTTGTTAGGTGGGTCAACAAGTCTCTCAATTGCCTGGACTCGAAATCCCTGTTTGCCTTGCACAAGTGGAACAGACAATATAAGCTTATGAAGAAAATGGCAACAGATAAACAAAGTTATTAGTAATTTCTGGTCTGCAATCTTTGCAGTTACtgttttttggtattttgcaaAGCTAAATGGACTAACTGACAGGGACGAACCTAGGGCCTGCCAGCCCCTAAAATTTTCtgctctttaaaatttttaaaattttaaattagtaaaggtaaaattagaCTTTAATCcctctaaaaatgataaaattttaatttaatcttttaaaaattacattttgactatagtaaaaattacaatttaatttcgatccCTAAATGAATTTTCTGGTTTCGCCCTGCTAACTGAATTCATATTGTTCCATTGACATCAACCATTCAGTGAGTCTTACCTCGACTTTGAAAATGTTGAGCACGTTTCCATTAAATGTTGTGATATTAGCATCAATCACCCCAAGTCCCAAAGAATCCATACCCTCCATCAACTTTGCAAACCCACTTCTCTTGTGCTTATAGCACAGCTTAATCCAAAACTCTCTTTTGGTTATTTGGTTCACCTCTACATGTACCTGAGAAATGATCCAACACATTAGTCGAGAGTTTCATTGATGATTGCTCCGATGGGCAACACAACCATCTACCTCAATTTTTGCCATTTCAGATATGCCACTGGGAATATGGTTTTCTTCAATGGTAGACATGTTTTTCCTATGTAGCCAGTCTAACTTCGCAGACTTCAGTTCTGCATTGCTCTTTCCACAGTCCCCTTCCTCGGTTTCCTTGAGCTCATTCCGGAGTTTCTTTTCCTCCTCCTGTAAATTTCCTATATATTCCATTGCATCTGTAAGAATAGCAGTTATATCCATCTACAATATTGAACAACAAAAGCATTAGAGATATGAAATAAGAAGAATTAAGTTGGGTATTATAAGTTACGGAAATTGTGAACCAACCTTGGATATCTTGGGGACTAAAGCTCGTAACTTGAACAGCCCATCTTTTATCTTCTTCCTTCTATTCCTCTCTGTGATAAGATTCTTAGAATGGTAATTCACTTTTTCTGGCTGCTTGGCAGTTCTCATTTTGTCATTTACAGAATTAACTTTACAATCCAAAACAAGCCCTATTTCTGTTTGTTGCGCACACACATTTTGGCTGCATCCTAGTCTTTTTGTTCCATAATATGTGCCAATTGGCTGTTTCAATTGCTCATCTTGAGAAATATAGGCAGAAGCTGAAGAAAAGGGGGGATGTCCAATAGAGGGAATGAATTGTATTCTGGGATTCACGGTTGACAAGCTCATGGAAAATGGCAAGTCTTTTTCTTGCAATGTGTTGAGATACCATTTGTGAAGATTTGCTTTTCTATAGCTTTCTGCTGTTGTAGTTTCTGCTTTTAAAAGTGCATTGCATTCAGTTCTTATTAACTCTACGATGTTTTGATCTTTTGGTATCTGATCAAAAGGgcaaatttacatgtttataaGCTTGGAAGACACAAATTGCATTGCAAAATAATGGAAACTGCGTAAGTCAAAGGAACCTTACATTCTTTGAAGCAAAGAGCTCGATGAGACCGCCAAAAACTGGGATCAGAACTTGGGTTCCCATTGTCTCCTGTCAAAATAACATGGACCATTTCAAAGTAGAAAACCAGGTGATGTAACACTTTTAGATGATAAGATACACCATGAATGTGACTGTCTTGTATAAACACATTTGTGTACATACACCGCAGAAATTAGTTGATTAAACTAAAGCATCAAAGGGGGATTTTTAAGCAAACAAAATCATAGCCAAAAGCATGAACTTGAAAATTTCTGGGTGACAAAAAGAATTTGAGACTGAAAAAGAGATGCTCACTTCTGAGGAAAGGGAAGTGGAGATATTGGCATGGTTAAGCCACTTTGGTTGACTTGAAATAGCCACCTCTCCATGAATCCTGTTTTcactgtaaaaaaaaaaaaatcagaatgaTTGTGCCGTGGCTATCATGTGTGTCCAAAACTGAAAAGACGAGAGTTTTTGAGAAGAATCAAAGTGTACCCAGCATAGAGAGACACGGCAAAAGGAAAATGGGAGAGGGCTTCACAAGCCTTTGATCTTATGGAATGCTGGAACTGAGCATCCCTGCATAGAGGAGGACCCTGAAGCTGAAGTTTATCTTGTTCTACTTTAACATTTATACCACCGCTACAGCAACAGTCCTTCCATTCAATAAACCTACAAACAAGCAAGAAAGCTTCATTAGAGTTCAAATCCATCTGCTCCAAATAAAAAGGGGAGGTTGAAAGTACCTAGACGGATCATCACCCAATTTCCAAACAACGCAGAAATCCCAAGCATTGCTATAAACAAATGATCTAAGCCATTCCACTGCTCTCTCAAAACCTCTCATCGTCTCTCTCCTTTCAACAACAAACCCCAAAATTTGATTTCCATAGTCTTTTTACttgcaatatatataaataatataaccacaagaaaaaAGCTGGAGGGAATTGTCGTACAAGACGAGGGTAACCAACTGTTGTTATTGCTTTGAATTGGTACTGAGTGAGAGATGGAAAAAAAGGATAATCTTAATCGGGTACAAAAGCTGGCAGAGGCAGTTTTAACTATTTTGGGCAGCCTACTTGACCTGAACCCTGAGTCTTTGAAACTACCATTCTAATGGTGTGTGTGTGACAGCTACCTGTACCTGCAATCGCTTTATCCCATTTCCATTACTACTACAATTTTATTACCCTGTTCTTAATAAGGAGCAAGGGGAGGATATTGTGCAAGATGAAATCGAAATCGACATCAATTACAGATTTGGATGGTCTTTTACCACTTCGATatccattatatttttttcttcatcagTAAGAAGAAAACAGACAGCATTACACGGACACTAGACAAGGCCAAgattactaaaaaaatattttaccaatTCGATATCGACTGCATTTGCTATTAGTATCtatattctaatatttattatttatcattttaaataaaatttattctaatatttttatatattttacataaattgtTTCACTGCATTGTTTGCATATCTATACTGTTAGAATTAAGTAATtgaatcattatttaaataaaatatattgctaaaataaataaaagtaaaatccatataaaactacacttcttttattttattttagaataaggttttttaaactttattgaGCTCCAtcaatttgatattgattagaataatgtgtttcaatcttactacactcctgctagaatatgattttacaagcctataaatatacatagtctactcctcttgtaatcattcgaattcgacatagtgaattatttTTCCTGCCTGTGatttttttctcgaaagggttttcacgtaaaatctgtgtgttctttatttttctctatttttctttgcgatacattgtcattaccgacgttcCATTTttcatatacttttatattattatttaaatgtgtatgtGTCTGAATTGATGTCACGAGATAATTCGATACCAACTCAATTAAGAAAATTACTCAAATAACcttacatattttaaacaagTTATACTATTATGAGGATACTTATgtcttttacttatttaaaaccaataaaataacatatattaagaTTTAAATCCATGTAGTCAACATCTATAGTTTTTTAATCGCTTCAACTAGagctttattttgaaattttgatagatTTCAACTTTATTGTACTGATTATTtcactcatattatttttatatctatacaTGCTATTATTTAAACTCCTAACCGAATTACTGTAACAAGTCAACCAGACACTAACTCAGTTGTGGAAATTACCAAATTAGTCTTACAGATTTGAaacaagttatatttttatatgggTACTtccatctttttatattttaaataaaactaataaaaaatagaaaatgataagcTTCAAACCTATGCCATTAACATGCACAATACCTCAACGTTAGCACTACAACCAAAGCttcatttctattatttttgttcattttaatagttttcaCCAAGCTTTTTATAATCGGATCGATAGTCAAGCCGGATAGGCCATTGGTTTGTTAGTTTGATTGGTTTAGatgattcaattaaataaacaattaaaaattataaaaataaaaatattaaaaatcgaTTGAATTGGCAGTTC harbors:
- the LOC105764272 gene encoding probable inactive poly [ADP-ribose] polymerase SRO2 isoform X2, producing MNQIGAENQTSITIDDAMSESNELDSCYNCFQHFVTNGFSKIDESSFEGDIIKTSFFSSLSRNPQISYRTKIVAIHKNSNTSQCWKIRAHSFGVYAKAVADTRGGDANIKYAWYGASKNEICETVMYGFSWRKHSISVSPAKHGLDSVLCSGVDGSGVRHLLLCRVILGKQEVVREDSSDQFHPSSMDFDSAVDDISSPTRYIIWNTHLNYNILPCYILSFEAPPYLSGLTEPKTIKPKTWITFGTLISILSPFLDHSQRASLEEQYTNYLEKKITRPQMIQRVRAIAGNQLLSAVVKLYTNKIN
- the LOC105764273 gene encoding transcription factor bHLH90 isoform X2; this encodes MRGFERAVEWLRSFVYSNAWDFCVVWKLGDDPSRFIEWKDCCCSGGINVKVEQDKLQLQGPPLCRDAQFQHSIRSKACEALSHFPFAVSLYAGENRIHGEVAISSQPKWLNHANISTSLSSEETMGTQVLIPVFGGLIELFASKNIPKDQNIVELIRTECNALLKAETTTAESYRKANLHKWYLNTLQEKDLPFSMSLSTVNPRIQFIPSIGHPPFSSASAYISQDEQLKQPIGTYYGTKRLGCSQNVCAQQTEIGLVLDCKVNSVNDKMRTAKQPEKVNYHSKNLITERNRRKKIKDGLFKLRALVPKISKMDITAILTDAMEYIGNLQEEEKKLRNELKETEEGDCGKSNAELKSAKLDWLHRKNMSTIEENHIPSGISEMAKIEVHVEVNQITKREFWIKLCYKHKRSGFAKLMEGMDSLGLGVIDANITTFNGNVLNIFKVEANRDFESRQLRDLLTHLTN
- the LOC105764273 gene encoding transcription factor bHLH90 isoform X1; protein product: MRGFERAVEWLRSFVYSNAWDFCVVWKLGDDPSRFIEWKDCCCSGGINVKVEQDKLQLQGPPLCRDAQFQHSIRSKACEALSHFPFAVSLYAGENRIHGEVAISSQPKWLNHANISTSLSSEETMGTQVLIPVFGGLIELFASKNIPKDQNIVELIRTECNALLKAETTTAESYRKANLHKWYLNTLQEKDLPFSMSLSTVNPRIQFIPSIGHPPFSSASAYISQDEQLKQPIGTYYGTKRLGCSQNVCAQQTEIGLVLDCKVNSVNDKMRTAKQPEKVNYHSKNLITERNRRKKIKDGLFKLRALVPKISKMDITAILTDAMEYIGNLQEEEKKLRNELKETEEGDCGKSNAELKSAKLDWLHRKNMSTIEENHIPSGISEMAKIEVHVEVNQITKREFWIKLCYKHKRSGFAKLMEGMDSLGLGVIDANITTFNGNVLNIFKVEGFRVQAIERLVDPPNKLDKQRYTV
- the LOC105764272 gene encoding probable inactive poly [ADP-ribose] polymerase SRO2 isoform X1; translated protein: MNQIGAENQTSITIDDAMSESNELDSCYNCFQHFVTNGFSKIDESSFEGDIIKTSFFSSLSRNPQISYRTKIVAIHKNSNTSQCWKIRAHSFGVYAKAVADTRGGDANIKYAWYGASKNEICETVMYGFSWRKHSISVSPAKHGLDSVLCSGVDGSGVRHLLLCRVILGKQEVVREDSSDQFHPSSMDFDSAVDDISSPTRYIIWNTHLNYNILPCYILSFEAPPYLSGLTEPKTIKPKTWITFGTLISILSPFLDHSQRASLEEQYTNYLEKKITRPQMIQRVRAIAGNQLLSAVVKLYTNKEIQVSSSNRGDAAGSEIDDAARLLGTIYSSMMQPA